A genomic window from Arthrobacter globiformis includes:
- a CDS encoding chorismate-binding protein — protein sequence MTPAPVIIAIDGRSGAGKTTLAIELAATLRNHHKVSLFHLEDIYPGWDGLSAGIERYVTSVLAPLSRGEAATWVSWDWKKDNDGDPRVTLPAEIVIVEGVGAAAAAARPHLDAVIWADAPDGERRTRALARDGETYEPFWDQWAGQEAELLAADDIPQHAHVRVLNRADGTAPADTLQALTYLPALTTALVPELSSRRGLRLLSERIEASPDPAALFQALYATSGNAVWLDSSLRSAETAGPGKGTPAAERSRFSILADDGGTFGQSVLHSSGVTRITAGCATANVSGPFFRWLETVWGRKAVRGPEDYPCDFALGWLGYLGYELKRETGGHDIPSDAPDAGLIFAGRGVVLDHTDNTVWLLALDAPDAADWLDRAREAVVTAAPEAGGSTGVVLPAPNAAAPAHNAAPAYDAAPAFAGRDTETSYKRKIAEAQHQIAEGNSYEVCLTTTLAAEVPALDPWAAYLALRQRNPAPFASYLRFGGLTVASTSPERFLRIASDGGMRAEPIKGTRRRAADPDADAALRDDLATSLKDRAENIMIVDLLRNDLSHFADPGSVTVSRLCEIESYATVHQLVSTIDAVLLPGSPRAEAVAACFPAGSMTGAPKISTMAILDRLEEGPRGVYSGAIGYFSLNGATDLAVAIRTLVVQDGGEGGKVRLSLGVGGAITADSVPQDEYEEIRTKAYGVLSTLGSAFPD from the coding sequence ATGACCCCCGCACCTGTGATCATCGCCATTGACGGGCGGTCCGGCGCAGGTAAAACCACATTGGCCATCGAGCTCGCGGCCACGCTGCGGAACCACCACAAGGTCTCGCTGTTCCACCTGGAGGACATCTATCCCGGCTGGGACGGACTGTCGGCCGGCATCGAACGCTACGTCACCTCGGTGCTGGCGCCCCTGAGCCGCGGCGAAGCGGCCACGTGGGTCAGCTGGGACTGGAAAAAAGATAACGACGGCGACCCTCGGGTCACGCTGCCCGCCGAGATCGTGATCGTCGAGGGCGTTGGGGCGGCCGCAGCCGCCGCCAGGCCGCATCTGGACGCCGTCATCTGGGCCGATGCCCCTGACGGCGAGCGCCGCACGCGCGCGCTGGCACGTGACGGCGAGACGTACGAGCCGTTCTGGGACCAGTGGGCCGGGCAGGAGGCGGAGCTCCTGGCCGCGGACGATATCCCGCAGCATGCCCATGTCCGGGTCCTCAACCGTGCGGACGGCACCGCCCCCGCGGACACCCTGCAGGCACTTACCTACCTCCCGGCGCTCACCACGGCACTGGTTCCCGAGCTCTCCTCGCGGCGCGGCCTGCGCCTGCTGTCGGAACGCATCGAGGCCAGCCCTGATCCGGCCGCACTTTTCCAGGCGCTGTACGCGACGTCCGGCAATGCGGTCTGGCTGGACTCCTCCCTGCGTTCGGCCGAAACGGCCGGTCCCGGCAAGGGAACCCCCGCGGCGGAGCGCAGCCGTTTCAGTATTTTGGCTGACGACGGCGGCACGTTCGGCCAGTCTGTCCTGCACAGTTCCGGGGTCACCCGGATCACCGCCGGATGCGCCACGGCCAACGTGTCCGGCCCGTTCTTCCGCTGGCTGGAGACGGTGTGGGGACGGAAGGCCGTGCGCGGGCCGGAGGACTACCCGTGTGACTTCGCGCTGGGCTGGCTGGGCTACCTCGGCTACGAGCTCAAGCGGGAAACCGGCGGGCACGACATCCCCTCGGACGCGCCTGATGCGGGCCTGATCTTTGCCGGCCGCGGCGTGGTCCTGGACCACACGGACAACACGGTGTGGCTGCTTGCCCTCGACGCGCCGGATGCCGCGGACTGGCTGGACCGCGCCCGTGAGGCGGTGGTCACCGCCGCACCGGAAGCCGGCGGCAGCACCGGCGTCGTACTTCCGGCGCCAAACGCCGCAGCCCCGGCCCATAACGCAGCGCCTGCCTATGATGCAGCCCCGGCGTTTGCCGGCCGCGACACCGAGACGAGCTACAAGCGCAAGATCGCCGAGGCGCAGCATCAGATCGCCGAGGGGAATTCGTACGAGGTCTGCCTCACCACCACCCTCGCGGCGGAAGTGCCGGCACTCGACCCGTGGGCCGCGTACCTGGCCCTGCGCCAGCGGAACCCGGCGCCGTTTGCGAGCTACCTGCGGTTCGGCGGGCTCACGGTGGCCAGCACGTCGCCGGAACGCTTCCTGCGGATAGCGTCCGACGGCGGCATGCGCGCCGAGCCGATCAAGGGAACCCGCCGCCGGGCTGCTGACCCGGACGCCGACGCCGCCCTGCGCGACGACCTGGCCACGTCCCTGAAGGACCGGGCGGAAAACATCATGATCGTGGACCTGCTCCGGAACGACCTCAGCCACTTCGCCGACCCCGGATCGGTGACCGTCAGCCGGCTGTGCGAGATCGAAAGCTATGCCACGGTCCACCAACTGGTGAGCACCATCGACGCTGTACTCCTGCCGGGGTCGCCGCGGGCCGAGGCCGTGGCCGCCTGCTTCCCGGCCGGCTCCATGACCGGGGCGCCGAAGATCAGCACCATGGCCATCCTGGACCGGCTGGAGGAGGGCCCGCGCGGCGTCTATTCGGGCGCGATCGGGTACTTTTCGCTGAACGGGGCCACGGATCTGGCGGTGGCCATCCGCACCCTGGTGGTGCAGGACGGCGGCGAAGGCGGAAAGGTAAGGCTCAGCCTTGGCGTCGGCGGCGCCATCACGGCCGATTCCGTGCCGCAGGATGAGTACGAGGAGATCCGCACCAAGGCCTACGGCGTGCTCTCCACCCTCGGGTCCGCCTTCCCGGACTGA
- the cls gene encoding cardiolipin synthase: MTGVSTVLWPFPLAETLPAWLILLLSGADLVIRVLAVGIIPGNRRPTTAMAWLLGIFFVPVLGLILFLLFGNFKLSRRRTEQQQLVNERVRAGSAVLSDAASEYSGPEWVQSAAELNRRLGSIPLVDGNHVELIPGYPDSIRAMTEAVRKAKRFINAEFYIMSTDHVTDDLLTALEEAADRGVQVRVLFDHIGTLRVKGYNKLLKRLKASRIQWRRMLPLLPIHGQWRRPDLRNHRKIMVIDGEVAFTGSQNLIEPSYNNPKHRKAGREWIELMACLRGPIVPTLNVVFATDWLSETDESLEDQLQLSAEPSPGGVTAQVVPSGPGFTTENNLRLFNTLIYSAQHRISVCSPYFVPDDSLLYAITTAAQRGVDVELFVSEKGDQFLVHHAQQSYYEALLRAGVRIYLYKAPFVLHAKHFTIDDEVAVLGSSNMDMRSFSLNLEVSVMLLGADIVNSMRAVEDTYRDISHELRLEDWMRRPLAARYVDNVARLTATVQ; encoded by the coding sequence ATGACGGGGGTTTCAACTGTGTTGTGGCCATTTCCGCTGGCGGAAACACTGCCGGCGTGGCTGATCCTGCTGCTCAGCGGCGCGGATCTGGTCATCCGGGTCCTGGCCGTGGGCATCATCCCGGGCAACCGGCGGCCCACTACGGCCATGGCCTGGCTGCTGGGCATCTTCTTCGTACCGGTCCTGGGACTGATCCTCTTCCTGCTTTTCGGCAACTTCAAGCTGTCGCGCCGCCGCACCGAGCAGCAGCAGCTGGTCAACGAGCGGGTCCGGGCCGGAAGTGCGGTGCTTTCCGACGCCGCCAGTGAGTATTCGGGTCCCGAATGGGTCCAGTCCGCGGCCGAACTCAACCGCCGGCTCGGGTCGATCCCGCTGGTTGACGGCAACCATGTGGAGCTGATTCCCGGGTACCCGGACTCCATCCGAGCCATGACCGAGGCCGTGCGGAAGGCAAAGCGCTTCATCAACGCCGAGTTCTACATCATGAGCACGGACCACGTCACCGATGACCTCCTCACGGCCCTCGAGGAGGCGGCGGACCGCGGCGTCCAGGTCCGGGTGCTGTTCGACCACATCGGAACGCTGCGCGTGAAGGGGTACAACAAGCTGCTGAAGCGGCTCAAGGCCAGCCGCATCCAGTGGCGGCGGATGCTTCCGCTGCTGCCCATCCACGGCCAATGGCGCAGGCCGGACCTGCGGAACCACCGCAAGATCATGGTGATCGACGGCGAAGTCGCCTTTACGGGGTCGCAGAACCTGATCGAGCCCTCCTACAACAACCCCAAGCACCGCAAGGCCGGCCGGGAGTGGATCGAGCTGATGGCCTGCCTGCGGGGCCCGATCGTTCCCACGCTCAATGTTGTCTTCGCCACCGACTGGCTCAGCGAGACCGACGAATCACTCGAGGACCAGCTGCAGCTTTCCGCCGAGCCGTCACCGGGCGGCGTCACGGCCCAGGTGGTGCCCAGCGGCCCCGGCTTCACCACTGAGAACAACCTCCGGCTCTTCAACACGCTGATCTACTCGGCACAGCATCGGATTTCCGTCTGCAGCCCCTACTTTGTGCCGGACGATTCCCTGCTTTACGCCATCACCACGGCGGCACAGCGCGGCGTGGACGTGGAACTGTTCGTCTCCGAGAAGGGCGACCAGTTCCTGGTCCACCATGCCCAGCAGTCCTACTACGAGGCTCTGCTGCGGGCGGGCGTTCGGATCTACCTGTACAAGGCGCCGTTCGTGCTCCACGCCAAGCACTTCACCATCGACGACGAGGTGGCGGTCCTGGGCTCCAGCAACATGGACATGCGGTCCTTCTCCCTGAACCTGGAGGTTTCGGTGATGCTGTTGGGCGCGGACATCGTGAACAGCATGCGCGCCGTGGAGGACACCTACCGCGACATCTCCCACGAACTGCGGCTAGAGGACTGGATGCGCCGGCCCCTCGCGGCAAGGTACGTGGACAACGTAGCCCGACTCACGGCCACGGTCCAATAA
- a CDS encoding aminodeoxychorismate lyase — protein MTSRTSHTVLVFLDPDYMNGRLADPEKPQLMATDLGATRGDGVFESMLAVAGHTRKIQAHLDRLARSAEALDLEIPGPDDWRRAVQTGVAAFRSDNPASSPELDEAVVKLIVTRGVEGAAAPTCWVQVSPVAAAGRRQRETGIDVILLDRGYDSDAAERAPWLLLGAKTLSYAVNMAALRHAHKQGADDVIFTSSDGRVLEGPTSTVLLANVEKNDGGATVKRLVTPQLDSGILPGTSQGALFAAAKAAGWELGYGPLKPQDLVDADAVWLISSIRLLAPVNHIDGREIGTPALRKQLTAELNELFAGIE, from the coding sequence ATGACCTCTCGTACCTCCCACACAGTGCTGGTATTTCTGGATCCGGACTATATGAACGGCCGGCTCGCCGACCCCGAAAAGCCGCAGCTGATGGCCACTGATCTGGGCGCCACCCGCGGCGACGGGGTGTTCGAGTCCATGCTCGCCGTCGCCGGACACACGCGGAAGATCCAGGCCCACCTGGACCGGCTGGCCCGCTCGGCCGAGGCACTGGATCTTGAGATTCCGGGGCCGGACGACTGGCGCCGGGCGGTCCAGACGGGCGTGGCAGCGTTCCGTTCCGACAACCCTGCTTCCTCCCCGGAGCTGGACGAGGCCGTGGTCAAGCTCATTGTCACCCGCGGCGTCGAGGGCGCCGCCGCCCCCACCTGCTGGGTGCAGGTCTCCCCCGTGGCCGCGGCGGGCCGGCGCCAGCGCGAGACCGGCATCGACGTCATCCTCCTTGACCGCGGCTACGACAGCGACGCGGCCGAGCGGGCCCCGTGGCTGCTGCTCGGCGCCAAGACCCTGTCCTACGCGGTGAACATGGCCGCGCTGCGCCATGCCCACAAGCAGGGCGCGGACGACGTCATCTTCACGTCCTCGGACGGCCGTGTGCTGGAGGGCCCCACGTCCACCGTGCTGCTGGCGAATGTGGAGAAGAACGACGGCGGCGCAACAGTTAAGCGGCTCGTCACGCCGCAGCTGGACAGCGGCATCCTTCCCGGAACCTCGCAGGGTGCGCTGTTCGCCGCTGCCAAGGCCGCCGGCTGGGAACTGGGCTACGGCCCGCTGAAGCCCCAGGACCTGGTGGACGCCGACGCCGTGTGGCTGATTTCCAGCATCCGCCTCCTGGCACCGGTCAATCACATTGACGGGCGCGAGATTGGTACGCCGGCGCTCCGCAAGCAGCTGACGGCCGAGCTGAACGAGCTGTTTGCCGGCATCGAGTAA
- a CDS encoding EAL domain-containing protein, with protein MRWQARQIITELLAETDPASEWTRTQLRVLFEAHPDNPEHVLLEHLTATTELANAENGAIPVSVPSQAVAAPEPVPFTRRSRNRIEAILSDKMLMTAFQPIRRLPEGHVIGVEALTRFVSDDGASADHWFNEAESVGLGTDLELAALHRALSAAQAVPDPMFIGLNLTPATCADPRITGLLEHSQLAMDRIVIDLNGPIPLDQYPSLTAAIAPLRRRGLRIAVNGAEAGFTSMDQVLELHPDIIKLDRSFIAGIESSPGQRLRAAAMGELARYIDAALGAQGVETPEELEAVTELGMAAAQGYLLGRPSIHPLDWNAWIRSESETATSGPAS; from the coding sequence GTGCGCTGGCAAGCCCGCCAGATCATCACCGAACTGCTCGCCGAGACAGATCCGGCCAGCGAGTGGACCCGCACGCAGCTGCGTGTCCTGTTCGAGGCACATCCGGATAATCCCGAACACGTGCTGCTTGAGCACCTCACCGCCACCACAGAGCTGGCCAACGCCGAGAACGGCGCCATCCCGGTCAGCGTGCCTTCCCAGGCTGTGGCTGCGCCTGAACCGGTTCCATTTACCCGGCGCAGCAGGAACCGGATTGAAGCCATCCTTTCCGACAAGATGCTGATGACCGCGTTCCAGCCGATCCGCCGGCTTCCGGAGGGGCACGTGATCGGGGTCGAGGCCCTGACCCGCTTCGTCAGCGACGACGGCGCCAGCGCAGACCACTGGTTCAACGAGGCAGAGTCCGTCGGCCTGGGCACAGACCTTGAACTCGCGGCACTGCACCGGGCCCTCTCTGCGGCGCAGGCCGTGCCCGACCCCATGTTCATCGGCCTGAACCTGACACCGGCAACGTGCGCGGACCCAAGGATCACGGGGCTGCTGGAACATTCCCAGCTGGCCATGGACCGGATCGTCATCGACCTGAACGGCCCGATCCCGCTCGACCAGTACCCGTCCCTCACGGCCGCCATCGCTCCGCTGCGGCGCCGAGGACTGCGGATCGCCGTAAACGGCGCCGAGGCCGGCTTCACGTCCATGGACCAGGTCCTGGAGCTGCACCCGGACATCATCAAACTGGACCGGAGCTTTATCGCGGGCATTGAAAGCTCCCCGGGCCAGCGGCTCAGGGCCGCCGCCATGGGTGAACTCGCCAGGTACATCGATGCCGCACTCGGCGCCCAGGGCGTGGAGACGCCGGAGGAACTCGAGGCAGTGACCGAACTCGGCATGGCCGCTGCGCAGGGCTACCTGCTGGGCAGGCCCTCCATCCATCCGCTGGACTGGAATGCCTGGATCCGTTCCGAAAGCGAAACGGCCACCAGTGGCCCTGCCTCCTGA
- a CDS encoding PLP-dependent cysteine synthase family protein: protein MTTVTGSGRQARHVGQVLDPGMDAGAVLARVGNTPLVPLDVLSRGLGSTVFVKLESENPGGSIKDRTALSMVRAAERSGELQPGGTIVESTSGNTGIGLALIGALTGHPVVVVTGDSISSEKLEALNRYGARVVFTDWSAPSDSPENARAVAARITAEIPGAWRPLQFDNPANPQAHYEGTAPEIWEQTAGRVTHFVAGVGTGGTISGNGRYLKEKSGGHVEVIGADPYGSVYSGGHPGPILVDGVGNSWPKPDWPKVFDRGLLDRFLRIPNDEVYTTLHRLLNDEGLSLGPSSGLTVAAALRVARAAPHGSVVVAIAPDTGSNYQSKAFNPVWLADNHIRLATDLAED, encoded by the coding sequence ATGACCACCGTGACAGGAAGCGGCCGCCAGGCAAGGCATGTGGGCCAGGTACTGGATCCGGGGATGGACGCCGGTGCGGTGCTGGCGCGGGTGGGGAACACTCCGCTGGTGCCGCTCGACGTGCTGAGCCGCGGGCTGGGGAGCACTGTCTTCGTCAAGCTCGAATCGGAGAACCCCGGCGGCTCCATCAAGGACCGGACCGCGTTGAGCATGGTCCGGGCGGCTGAGCGCAGCGGCGAGCTGCAGCCCGGCGGGACCATCGTGGAAAGCACCTCCGGGAACACCGGAATCGGGCTCGCGCTGATCGGGGCGCTGACCGGCCATCCGGTGGTGGTGGTCACGGGTGATTCCATTTCGTCGGAAAAGCTGGAGGCCCTCAACCGGTACGGGGCGCGGGTGGTGTTCACCGACTGGAGCGCGCCGTCGGATTCGCCGGAAAACGCGCGGGCGGTTGCTGCCCGGATCACGGCCGAAATTCCCGGCGCATGGCGTCCGCTGCAGTTCGACAACCCGGCCAACCCGCAGGCGCACTATGAGGGGACGGCGCCGGAGATCTGGGAGCAGACGGCGGGCAGGGTGACGCACTTCGTCGCGGGCGTGGGCACCGGCGGCACCATCAGCGGGAACGGGCGGTACCTCAAGGAGAAGTCCGGCGGGCATGTGGAGGTGATCGGCGCGGACCCGTACGGTTCGGTCTACAGCGGCGGGCATCCCGGCCCGATCCTGGTGGACGGTGTGGGCAACTCCTGGCCCAAGCCCGACTGGCCGAAGGTCTTCGACCGCGGTCTGCTGGACCGGTTCCTGCGGATTCCGAATGACGAGGTGTACACCACGCTGCACCGGCTGCTCAACGACGAAGGCCTGTCCCTCGGGCCGTCGTCGGGCCTGACGGTGGCGGCAGCGCTCCGGGTGGCCAGGGCGGCGCCGCACGGGTCAGTGGTGGTGGCGATCGCCCCGGACACGGGCAGCAACTACCAAAGCAAGGCCTTCAATCCTGTGTGGCTGGCGGATAACCACATCCGCCTGGCCACGGATCTTGCGGAGGACTAG
- a CDS encoding aromatic amino acid ammonia-lyase — protein MAAAAADPAVEVVLSAEALELVGLSREVVQAAIDSGHRVYGLNTLLGSGRDTSVEQESILDFQLQVVRYHHSGVGALLDRDEVRALILARLIGFTRGGSGVRPETARFYAGLLNRGVVPAVPRDGSVGSSDLTQLAAVAAVAIGEGQALAPDGGLQDGAEALTAAGLEPLVLAPGEALALVSANSYSIGAGALELRRIRGLADLADTALALSLEATARYDGGGNLSPFSPAVQSAKAVDGQRVSAANVRRLVRGGWLEDPRRQVSVQDALSFRAAPQTHGAFRAQVTALADALEVELNGRGDNPLTDVASGRMVSGGNFQPMQLALAFEALRLGLAHVGISSERRIAKLYPPQRLIRQLNLEAARAGTPLASEDLPGLLWYSAAGLLAELKFLAAPATLGAPTLSADVEDHSTLAPLALQQLERSVEAAAKLLTIEALTASYLLAEAQGTDLREAEIRQLGAGTGAVVARLSELLAGQLPAAVLVDSARAALGDLLAGLPELRTPGLGGPNDLRPDDRGPNGRSADDGGGES, from the coding sequence ATGGCCGCCGCAGCCGCCGATCCCGCGGTGGAGGTGGTCCTCAGTGCCGAAGCCCTCGAGCTCGTGGGCCTGTCCCGCGAGGTGGTGCAGGCCGCCATCGATTCCGGCCACCGCGTCTACGGCCTGAACACCCTGCTGGGTTCCGGCCGCGACACTTCCGTGGAGCAGGAATCCATCCTCGACTTCCAGCTGCAGGTGGTGCGCTACCACCACAGCGGCGTCGGCGCGCTGCTGGACCGGGATGAAGTCCGCGCCCTCATCCTGGCAAGGCTCATCGGGTTCACCCGTGGCGGCTCGGGGGTCCGTCCGGAGACTGCCCGCTTCTATGCCGGGCTGCTCAACAGGGGCGTGGTGCCGGCCGTTCCGCGCGACGGGTCCGTCGGCTCGTCCGACCTCACCCAGCTGGCGGCGGTTGCCGCCGTCGCCATCGGTGAGGGACAGGCGCTTGCTCCCGACGGCGGCCTGCAGGACGGCGCGGAAGCGCTCACCGCCGCCGGGCTGGAACCGCTGGTGCTGGCGCCGGGCGAGGCCCTGGCGCTGGTCAGCGCCAACTCCTATTCGATTGGCGCCGGCGCGCTGGAGCTCCGCCGTATCCGGGGGCTCGCCGATCTGGCGGACACCGCGCTGGCGCTGTCCCTTGAGGCCACAGCCAGGTACGACGGCGGCGGTAACCTCAGCCCGTTCTCGCCGGCCGTGCAGTCGGCCAAGGCAGTGGACGGCCAGCGCGTCTCGGCGGCCAACGTCCGCCGACTGGTTCGCGGCGGCTGGCTGGAGGACCCGCGGCGGCAGGTATCGGTCCAGGACGCCCTGTCCTTCCGCGCCGCGCCGCAGACGCACGGTGCGTTCCGGGCCCAGGTCACGGCCCTGGCCGACGCGCTCGAGGTGGAGCTCAACGGCAGGGGCGACAACCCGTTGACGGATGTTGCCTCCGGCCGGATGGTGTCCGGCGGAAACTTCCAGCCCATGCAGCTCGCGCTGGCGTTCGAGGCGCTGCGGCTGGGACTGGCTCATGTCGGGATCAGCAGCGAGCGGCGGATCGCCAAGCTCTATCCGCCGCAGCGCCTGATCCGGCAGCTCAACCTCGAGGCGGCCCGGGCCGGCACTCCACTCGCGTCCGAAGACCTGCCGGGACTGCTCTGGTACTCGGCCGCCGGCCTGCTGGCGGAGCTGAAGTTCCTGGCGGCACCCGCCACCCTCGGTGCCCCCACCCTGTCCGCGGACGTGGAGGACCACTCCACCCTGGCCCCGCTGGCCCTCCAGCAGCTGGAGCGCTCGGTGGAGGCCGCGGCCAAGCTCCTTACAATTGAGGCGTTGACGGCCTCCTACCTGTTGGCGGAGGCGCAGGGCACGGATCTGCGGGAAGCGGAGATCCGGCAGCTGGGAGCGGGCACCGGCGCTGTCGTGGCGCGCCTGTCGGAGCTGCTGGCCGGGCAGCTGCCGGCGGCGGTGCTGGTTGACAGCGCCCGTGCTGCGCTGGGGGACCTGCTGGCAGGACTGCCCGAATTACGGACACCGGGCCTGGGTGGCCCGAATGACCTAAGGCCGGATGACCGTGGGCCGAATGGCCGAAGTGCAGATGACGGGGGAGGAGAATCATGA